From the Limosilactobacillus panis genome, one window contains:
- a CDS encoding ATP-grasp domain-containing protein — MTKEVRSVLIIGAGANDIQHGDELDSATYQVATEFHQLGIHTILVDDNPFSVSLESSDIIDHACVGPLEVDNLIRIIDQYKPHAILPTLGNRRAFELAQKLLDKGIIQERNIRLLGIPEGTIRQINNPVLLSRTLHAMDAPTKAIVTVNTYQDALEEARKIGYPVIIRSVLPKSSSTRQIVHDQRELATAVQKCLKQSRADQVFVQQSLAGFKEIEVVVQRDQSGTMMMLSMVEDMDPIGIHAGDSIAFNPPQTLLDRQIQDMRDTAFAITRKLRIVGVNHVQFALNPENDKFYVIKNSAYFDRMTAFVAQSTGYPIAKVCAQLYAGKLLRNIDLGVGYVNHAALVEPTMDHIAARVPMWGFNAVPKADQQLTTEKKSVGTAFGIGRSPIEALFKAIESRYKEPTDFHLLAQEKLSDDELVMKLVHPAAGRIFVLIEAMKRGYSVDELAEMTKIDPFYFDQLNRMRLLIEEVVSHPQKEPVLIKAKYNGLSNQLIARLWKTTPEQVYQMYEDHKLMTKYKEIEPSGGEFTQHTGSFYSALEFENEATKTAQPSAVIIGTGGLRLGMSNAGDYFVAMLMRQLKADHFHTVVVNSNPSSVTLSYSLADKRYIEPATTENILQILRIEQPQFLFVPASYSELLTALEQDQVESQLVVIPDDDLSMLDDYSNQLVSFNFLYDGKYAYPLGTITNLLSVDQLEYESTAIRYPAELANVDNQKLNDQSMAAIAGQSGPGLYQVIFEKQASGGFKKVGVQPIPLPEIAFLAKALGLNLTAILTRILTGRAQSADINEFLKHEGPSGSATYRATFPFKALHVKDGVPAVEKIIGARMQFI, encoded by the coding sequence ATGACAAAAGAAGTTCGTTCCGTCCTGATTATCGGGGCCGGGGCCAATGACATCCAGCACGGGGATGAGCTCGATTCAGCCACCTACCAGGTAGCCACCGAATTTCACCAGCTAGGCATTCACACCATCCTCGTTGATGACAACCCGTTTTCGGTTAGCTTAGAAAGCAGCGACATCATTGACCATGCCTGTGTGGGCCCGCTGGAGGTCGACAACCTCATTCGAATCATTGACCAGTACAAGCCCCACGCCATCCTTCCGACCTTGGGGAACCGGCGGGCCTTTGAACTGGCCCAAAAACTGCTTGATAAGGGAATCATCCAGGAGAGAAATATCCGCCTGTTAGGTATTCCGGAAGGGACCATTCGACAGATCAACAACCCGGTCCTCCTCAGCCGGACCCTCCACGCCATGGATGCACCGACGAAGGCAATTGTTACCGTCAATACCTACCAGGATGCCTTGGAAGAGGCCCGCAAGATTGGCTACCCGGTTATTATCCGGTCGGTCCTTCCCAAGAGCAGCAGCACTCGGCAAATTGTCCATGACCAGCGGGAGTTGGCGACGGCCGTCCAGAAGTGCTTAAAGCAGTCGCGAGCCGACCAGGTCTTTGTTCAGCAGAGCCTGGCAGGCTTTAAGGAAATTGAGGTGGTTGTTCAGCGTGACCAGTCGGGGACGATGATGATGCTTTCGATGGTTGAAGATATGGACCCAATTGGTATTCACGCCGGCGACTCGATTGCCTTTAATCCTCCGCAGACGCTCCTGGATCGGCAAATCCAGGACATGCGAGATACCGCCTTTGCGATTACCCGTAAGTTACGGATTGTGGGGGTCAACCACGTCCAATTTGCCCTTAACCCGGAAAATGATAAGTTCTACGTAATCAAGAACAGTGCCTATTTCGACCGGATGACGGCCTTTGTTGCCCAGTCCACCGGATACCCAATTGCAAAGGTCTGTGCCCAACTATATGCGGGCAAGCTTCTTCGTAATATTGACTTGGGAGTAGGCTATGTTAATCACGCTGCCCTAGTTGAACCGACGATGGACCATATCGCAGCCCGGGTCCCGATGTGGGGCTTTAATGCGGTTCCCAAGGCCGACCAGCAGCTAACAACCGAGAAAAAGTCGGTGGGGACAGCCTTCGGGATTGGCCGCAGCCCGATTGAGGCCCTCTTTAAGGCAATTGAGTCCCGCTATAAGGAACCAACCGACTTCCACCTGTTAGCCCAGGAGAAGCTCTCCGATGATGAGCTCGTAATGAAGCTTGTCCACCCGGCTGCGGGACGGATCTTTGTCCTGATTGAGGCGATGAAGCGGGGCTATTCGGTCGATGAACTCGCCGAAATGACGAAGATCGACCCCTTCTACTTTGACCAGCTCAACCGGATGCGGCTCCTGATTGAAGAGGTTGTTAGTCACCCCCAGAAGGAGCCGGTGTTAATCAAGGCCAAGTACAACGGCCTCAGCAACCAACTGATTGCTCGCTTGTGGAAGACAACTCCAGAGCAGGTCTACCAGATGTATGAGGACCACAAGTTGATGACTAAGTATAAGGAGATTGAGCCCTCAGGTGGGGAGTTCACCCAGCACACCGGGAGCTTCTATTCCGCCCTTGAGTTTGAAAACGAGGCCACCAAAACGGCCCAGCCCAGTGCGGTGATTATCGGGACTGGTGGCCTGCGGTTGGGGATGAGCAACGCCGGGGACTACTTTGTCGCCATGCTTATGCGCCAATTAAAGGCCGACCACTTCCACACGGTAGTGGTCAATTCCAACCCCAGTTCGGTTACCCTGAGTTACTCGTTGGCTGACAAGCGCTACATTGAGCCGGCCACAACGGAAAACATCCTGCAGATCCTGCGAATCGAGCAACCGCAGTTCCTGTTTGTGCCTGCCAGTTACAGTGAACTCTTGACCGCACTGGAGCAGGACCAAGTTGAAAGCCAGCTCGTGGTGATCCCGGATGATGACCTGTCAATGTTGGACGACTATTCTAACCAGCTCGTTTCCTTCAACTTTCTCTACGATGGCAAGTATGCCTACCCACTGGGAACGATCACCAACCTGCTCTCCGTCGACCAGCTGGAATACGAATCAACAGCTATCCGCTATCCGGCGGAGCTGGCCAATGTCGATAACCAGAAATTGAATGATCAAAGCATGGCAGCCATTGCGGGGCAGTCTGGTCCAGGCCTTTACCAGGTAATTTTTGAAAAACAGGCAAGCGGCGGCTTCAAGAAGGTCGGTGTTCAGCCGATTCCACTGCCGGAAATTGCCTTTTTGGCCAAGGCCCTGGGGTTAAACCTCACCGCCATTTTGACCCGGATCCTTACTGGGCGGGCACAGAGTGCGGATATTAATGAGTTCTTGAAACACGAGGGTCCATCTGGCAGTGCTACCTACCGGGCAACTTTCCCATTCAAGGCGCTCCATGTTAAAGACGGTGTCCCGGCGGTTGAGAAGATTATCGGCGCCCGGATGCAGTTTATATAG
- a CDS encoding ribonuclease HI family protein: protein MIKIYTDAATKGNPGPTGLGVLILFNHHQYQLTKTLAKADNHSGEFAAATFGFQYLCDHFASEQTVLFYTDSRLLSDAVGKNYTKHYQAQLDTLNRLIDHFPTVVTQWVPDSQNAGAHHLANQALKSLE from the coding sequence ATGATCAAAATTTATACTGATGCGGCAACAAAAGGTAACCCGGGGCCAACCGGCTTAGGAGTCCTGATCCTTTTCAACCACCACCAGTACCAACTGACGAAAACACTTGCCAAAGCCGATAACCACAGCGGCGAATTTGCGGCCGCCACGTTTGGCTTCCAGTACCTTTGTGATCACTTTGCTAGCGAACAAACAGTTTTATTCTACACCGATAGCCGCTTGCTTAGTGACGCGGTTGGCAAAAATTATACAAAACATTACCAAGCGCAACTCGATACCCTTAACCGGTTAATTGACCACTTCCCGACCGTCGTTACCCAGTGGGTTCCCGACAGTCAAAATGCGGGTGCCCACCACCTCGCTAACCAGGCCTTGAAGAGTCTGGAATAA
- a CDS encoding vitamin B12 independent methionine synthase: MSEKLQAPYRYDIVGSFLRPAKLKDARAKYKAGDIDEATLKAVTDECITDLINKEKAVGLHAVTDGEFRRSWWHLDFLWGLKGVAKYDYQKSYKFHGAKTRTDNAELAGKVAYNPDHPFFAAFRFAQQAAGKGTVVKQTIPSPTMLFRDNRSDNWPEFYDRRADYLTDLATAYNKTIKHFYELGCRYLQIDDTTWAFLISKLNETADQKAEHAKYVQLAEDAVTVINKALEGLPADLTVTTHICRGNFKSTFLFSGGYGPVAKYLAQLNYDGFFLEYDSDRAGDFSPLATIWNKRPDVRIVLGLVTSKSGELEDEGKVVKRIHEAAEHVPLENLCLSPQCGFASTEEGNILTEEQEWAKLRLIKKIAEEVWN, from the coding sequence ATGAGTGAAAAATTACAAGCACCATACCGTTATGACATTGTCGGCAGTTTCCTCCGACCGGCTAAGTTAAAGGATGCCCGGGCTAAGTATAAGGCGGGTGACATTGACGAAGCCACCTTAAAGGCAGTCACCGACGAATGCATCACTGATCTGATCAATAAGGAAAAGGCGGTGGGCCTTCATGCGGTGACCGATGGAGAATTTCGGCGGAGCTGGTGGCACCTCGACTTTCTTTGGGGCCTGAAAGGGGTTGCCAAGTATGACTACCAGAAGAGCTATAAGTTCCACGGCGCTAAGACCCGGACAGACAATGCCGAATTAGCCGGGAAGGTGGCCTACAACCCTGACCACCCATTCTTCGCGGCCTTCCGGTTTGCCCAGCAGGCCGCTGGTAAGGGGACAGTAGTCAAGCAAACGATTCCATCGCCAACGATGCTTTTCCGGGATAACCGGTCGGACAACTGGCCAGAGTTTTATGACCGGCGGGCTGATTACCTCACTGACTTGGCAACGGCCTATAACAAGACCATCAAGCATTTCTACGAGCTGGGTTGCCGCTACCTCCAGATTGACGACACGACCTGGGCCTTCCTCATTAGTAAGCTCAATGAAACGGCTGACCAAAAAGCCGAACATGCCAAGTATGTTCAACTGGCCGAGGATGCGGTGACCGTTATCAATAAGGCCCTGGAAGGGTTGCCGGCTGACCTGACCGTAACGACCCACATCTGCCGGGGGAATTTTAAGTCGACCTTCCTCTTCTCCGGTGGGTATGGACCGGTGGCCAAGTACCTTGCCCAACTCAACTACGACGGCTTCTTTCTGGAGTATGACTCCGACCGGGCAGGGGACTTCTCACCACTGGCAACGATTTGGAATAAGCGGCCGGATGTCCGGATCGTCTTGGGACTAGTTACTTCAAAGTCCGGCGAACTCGAAGATGAGGGAAAGGTGGTTAAGCGAATTCACGAGGCGGCCGAACACGTTCCTTTGGAAAATCTGTGTTTGAGTCCCCAATGTGGGTTTGCATCAACGGAAG
- a CDS encoding transposase: MNIIRQKNTENELHNIVHQFTSLIGLSKLTKLVNYRRNSEISLMKVIEWLLTTKFLGRSLYRAHETPNFTSRTVRNNLNDGRINWQRLICQVGSHLIKHLRPFIDRRRRLTLIIDDTLFSREYATQTELLARVFDHDKQLYIKGYRALTLGWSDANTFLPINFALMSSKKPQNVLGKSAKTTDQRTIAGRRRRQAQQKMNLVSLQLVKQALANGVLADYVLFDSWYSSPKMFYELTKLGLNGVGMLKRSSKIYYQYRGRQYSVKALYKRLQASKYQPKQAYQYSCFVEAHVGNQKFKLRLVFVANRARQDDYLVLATTQLGLQPQEIIQLYARRWQIENYFKVAKQYLRLDKSQVQNYDGLCGHLAIVMMTYDLLAWQERQNQDDRTIGDLFFIMNEAMPDIELSQALVWLLNSLKTIINHEVYARRAQIIQMMNQFFTFLPKRLVSLLTAS, from the coding sequence ATGAATATTATAAGACAAAAAAATACAGAAAACGAGCTTCACAATATTGTTCATCAATTTACTTCCCTCATTGGTCTATCTAAACTCACCAAGTTGGTGAATTATCGCCGGAATTCAGAAATCAGCTTGATGAAGGTCATTGAATGGCTGCTCACGACAAAGTTCCTGGGGCGCTCGCTTTATCGAGCCCATGAAACACCTAACTTTACCAGTCGCACCGTCAGAAATAATTTGAACGATGGCCGGATCAATTGGCAACGCTTGATTTGTCAAGTTGGGAGTCATTTAATCAAGCATTTACGACCGTTTATTGACCGCCGGCGGCGGTTAACATTGATCATTGACGATACACTCTTTTCCCGTGAGTACGCCACCCAAACCGAATTACTAGCGCGAGTCTTTGACCATGACAAACAGTTATATATTAAGGGATACCGGGCTTTAACTTTGGGTTGGAGTGACGCCAATACATTCTTACCGATCAACTTTGCATTAATGTCTTCCAAGAAGCCACAAAACGTCCTTGGAAAATCAGCTAAAACAACCGATCAACGAACAATTGCTGGCCGGAGACGTCGCCAAGCACAGCAAAAAATGAACCTCGTTTCATTGCAACTTGTCAAGCAAGCCCTCGCAAATGGCGTTCTAGCTGACTATGTGTTATTTGATAGCTGGTATAGCTCACCAAAAATGTTCTATGAATTAACCAAGTTGGGATTAAACGGCGTGGGCATGCTTAAACGGTCCAGCAAAATTTACTATCAATATCGCGGACGGCAATATTCAGTTAAAGCATTATACAAGCGACTGCAGGCCTCAAAATATCAACCCAAGCAAGCTTATCAATACAGCTGCTTTGTCGAAGCGCACGTCGGGAACCAAAAATTCAAGCTTCGCTTGGTATTTGTGGCTAATCGGGCCCGTCAAGATGACTACCTAGTACTGGCAACGACTCAGTTAGGCCTTCAGCCACAAGAGATCATTCAACTATACGCCCGAAGATGGCAAATTGAGAATTACTTTAAAGTTGCCAAGCAATACTTGCGGCTCGACAAATCACAAGTTCAAAATTATGACGGGCTTTGTGGCCATTTAGCAATTGTCATGATGACTTATGACCTATTAGCTTGGCAGGAACGGCAAAATCAGGATGATCGCACCATTGGGGATTTATTCTTTATAATGAACGAAGCCATGCCAGATATTGAGTTGTCTCAAGCACTGGTATGGCTTCTAAATTCGTTAAAAACGATTATTAATCATGAAGTTTATGCAAGAAGAGCCCAAATTATTCAGATGATGAATCAGTTCTTCACATTTTTGCCGAAACGGTTAGTTTCGCTGTTAACAGCAAGCTAA
- a CDS encoding lipopolysaccharide assembly protein LapA domain-containing protein — protein sequence MKKQSTTIISIILIIIIAIFAVANTASVVVNLLFAKFQMPLILLILVCLLIGALIIYLLSFSTHLKQDKELKELRASKVDPKQLQKLQGQVKDLLKENARLKETNAQLKKAADKPASGSQQK from the coding sequence TTGAAGAAACAATCAACTACTATTATTTCAATTATCCTAATTATCATCATTGCCATTTTTGCGGTTGCTAACACGGCATCCGTGGTGGTAAACCTCCTGTTTGCCAAGTTCCAGATGCCATTAATTCTCTTAATCCTTGTCTGCCTCTTAATTGGGGCCCTAATCATCTACCTCCTCTCCTTCTCAACTCACCTGAAGCAAGATAAGGAGCTCAAGGAGTTGCGGGCTAGTAAGGTTGACCCTAAGCAACTGCAAAAGCTGCAGGGCCAGGTCAAGGACCTGTTAAAGGAGAATGCGCGCTTGAAGGAGACCAACGCCCAACTCAAGAAGGCCGCTGACAAGCCGGCAAGTGGTAGTCAGCAAAAATAG
- the lspA gene encoding signal peptidase II, whose product MMVIISFVLVLVLVVIDQLVKHWVVASVALNTAHPLLPHVLALTNLRNNGAAWSILEGQQWFFSLVTVVALAVILYLFYRWRHNPRLLLSLSFILAGAVGNFIDRIQHGYVVDMFETLFMNFPVFNVADCCLTIGVIWLVIIIIREEEE is encoded by the coding sequence ATGATGGTGATTATTTCCTTCGTCCTGGTCCTTGTCCTGGTCGTTATTGACCAGCTAGTGAAGCACTGGGTGGTTGCTAGCGTGGCTTTAAACACCGCCCACCCTTTACTTCCCCACGTCTTGGCCCTGACGAACCTGCGAAATAACGGTGCCGCGTGGAGTATCTTAGAAGGGCAGCAGTGGTTCTTTTCACTGGTGACGGTGGTGGCTTTAGCAGTCATCCTCTACCTGTTCTACCGCTGGCGACATAACCCGCGCCTCCTGTTGTCATTGAGTTTTATCTTAGCGGGGGCGGTTGGCAACTTTATCGACCGCATCCAGCACGGCTACGTGGTTGACATGTTTGAAACCCTGTTTATGAACTTTCCCGTCTTTAACGTAGCAGATTGCTGCCTGACGATTGGCGTCATTTGGTTGGTTATTATCATCATTCGTGAGGAAGAGGAATAA
- the ltrA gene encoding group II intron reverse transcriptase/maturase gives MRQSQKTEPQADRLSRIGLENRKYTRARSTDYGEGKGMSVTIQDQVLDRNNLNQAYLRVKRNKGAAGIDDMTVDDLLQYLRENKTELITNLREGNYKPVPVKRVEIPKPNGGVRKLGIPTVVDRMVQQAVAQVLTPIFERIFSDNSFGFRPHRGAQDAIAKVVKLYNQGYRRVVDLDPKAYFDNVNHDLMIKYLQQYINDPWTLRLIRKFLTSGVLDHGLFARSDKGTPQGGPLSPLLANIYLNELDKELTRRGHHFVRYADDCNIYVKSQRAGERVMRSITHFLEKQLKVKVNPDKTKVGSPLRLKFLGFSLGVDRNGAYARPAKQSQKRVKQALKLLTKRNRGVSIEQMFEEIHRKMRGWLQYYSIGKLTGFIQRLDQWLRARIRQYIWKQWKKFKTKITNLQRLGLSYSDAYVFASTRKGYWRTAHSKTLSYSLTNRKLEYLGLINMSKTLQSIQSD, from the coding sequence GTGCGACAATCGCAGAAAACAGAACCACAAGCTGACCGCTTGTCGAGGATAGGTTTGGAAAACCGAAAGTACACAAGGGCGCGTAGTACCGATTATGGTGAAGGTAAAGGTATGAGTGTCACTATCCAAGACCAAGTCTTGGACCGCAATAACCTGAACCAGGCTTATTTGCGAGTTAAGAGAAATAAAGGAGCAGCGGGCATTGATGATATGACTGTCGATGACCTCCTGCAATATCTTAGAGAAAATAAAACGGAGTTAATCACCAACCTACGTGAAGGCAATTATAAGCCAGTACCGGTTAAACGAGTGGAAATTCCCAAGCCCAACGGTGGAGTGAGAAAACTAGGGATACCAACGGTAGTGGACCGCATGGTCCAACAAGCAGTTGCCCAAGTGCTCACGCCAATCTTTGAGCGTATTTTCTCGGATAATAGTTTTGGCTTTCGCCCTCATCGTGGAGCCCAAGACGCAATCGCAAAGGTAGTTAAACTATATAATCAGGGATATCGAAGAGTAGTCGACTTAGACCCGAAGGCCTATTTCGATAACGTCAACCATGATTTGATGATTAAGTACCTCCAACAATATATTAATGACCCATGGACGCTAAGACTTATCCGCAAGTTTTTGACTAGCGGGGTCTTAGATCATGGGCTTTTCGCTAGGAGTGACAAAGGAACGCCGCAAGGTGGACCATTATCACCATTACTGGCGAATATTTACCTAAATGAGTTGGATAAAGAGTTGACCAGACGTGGCCATCACTTTGTACGCTATGCGGATGATTGTAATATTTATGTTAAAAGTCAACGGGCGGGAGAACGAGTAATGCGCAGTATTACCCATTTTCTCGAAAAGCAATTGAAGGTTAAAGTTAATCCAGATAAAACTAAAGTTGGTAGTCCCCTAAGATTGAAGTTTCTTGGCTTTTCACTAGGTGTAGACCGTAACGGTGCCTATGCCCGACCGGCCAAGCAATCACAAAAGCGAGTTAAGCAAGCACTAAAGCTGTTAACAAAGCGCAATCGGGGAGTATCCATTGAGCAAATGTTTGAGGAAATTCATCGCAAAATGCGGGGTTGGCTTCAATATTACTCAATTGGGAAACTGACTGGCTTTATTCAACGACTTGACCAGTGGTTAAGGGCGCGAATAAGGCAATATATCTGGAAACAATGGAAGAAATTCAAAACTAAGATTACTAACTTACAAAGGCTCGGATTGTCTTATAGTGATGCATATGTCTTCGCTAGTACCCGTAAGGGCTACTGGCGAACCGCACACAGTAAGACTTTGAGTTATTCTCTAACAAATAGAAAACTGGAGTACCTTGGACTAATAAATATGTCCAAGACGCTCCAGTCAATTCAAAGTGATTAA
- a CDS encoding UxaA family hydrolase, with amino-acid sequence MGANSYIANLKPRWIDFDAGQLMNESMDDLAAKFIQYIIDVASGKKTNNEKYDVHGIAIFKTGVTE; translated from the coding sequence CTGGGAGCTAACTCCTATATCGCTAACCTTAAGCCGCGTTGGATTGACTTCGACGCCGGCCAGTTGATGAATGAATCGATGGATGACTTGGCAGCGAAGTTCATCCAGTACATCATCGACGTGGCCAGTGGCAAGAAGACCAACAATGAAAAGTATGATGTTCACGGAATCGCCATCTTCAAGACCGGCGTAACGGAATAG
- a CDS encoding carbamoyl phosphate synthase small subunit has protein sequence MASRYLIFEDGSIFAGDGFGAPAVTFGEVVFNTSMTGYQEIITNQIYNNQILIFTQPNIGSYGIQRNIYETIVPTIKGVVVRSLSNVATNNVRRLTLDQYLKQMNIPGISNVDTRAIVHKLRAAGKPLKGSIVPVPDDHAFDQLHATVLTSQQVAQVATPKPYPNPGVGKSVVVIDFGLKNGVLRQLSRRKCNVTVLPYTATTDEILRLDPDGVVLSTGPGDPNKLKSSVLKMIREVEAKVPLFAIGLGHELFAMANGARVKRLPVEHHGMNHPLHEIVTDHIVYATQGGGFQVDRTTIDRSKLFITYVDMLDNSIQGLRHRQYPAFSVQFFPDGAPGPDETNGLFDEFIEIMNRREAQR, from the coding sequence ATGGCATCACGATACCTCATATTTGAAGATGGGTCTATCTTTGCCGGCGATGGTTTTGGCGCCCCGGCTGTGACCTTTGGCGAAGTAGTTTTTAACACCAGCATGACTGGTTACCAGGAGATCATCACCAACCAAATCTACAATAATCAGATTTTGATTTTTACCCAGCCGAATATTGGAAGCTATGGGATTCAGCGTAACATTTATGAGACGATTGTCCCAACAATTAAGGGCGTTGTTGTCCGGTCGCTATCCAACGTGGCAACTAATAACGTCCGCCGGCTGACCCTAGACCAGTACTTAAAGCAGATGAACATTCCGGGAATCAGTAACGTTGACACCCGGGCAATTGTTCATAAGCTCCGTGCTGCCGGAAAGCCGTTGAAGGGGAGCATCGTGCCTGTCCCTGATGACCACGCCTTTGACCAGCTCCACGCCACGGTCCTAACGAGCCAGCAGGTGGCTCAGGTGGCCACGCCCAAACCCTACCCGAATCCGGGAGTGGGGAAGAGCGTCGTTGTCATTGACTTCGGCCTGAAGAACGGGGTTCTGCGGCAACTGAGCCGGCGGAAGTGTAACGTCACCGTCCTGCCGTACACGGCGACAACGGATGAGATTCTCCGTCTAGACCCAGACGGGGTTGTCCTGTCGACCGGCCCGGGTGACCCCAATAAGTTGAAGTCATCGGTCCTGAAGATGATTCGGGAGGTCGAAGCAAAGGTACCCCTCTTTGCAATTGGACTGGGCCACGAGCTCTTTGCGATGGCGAACGGCGCCCGGGTCAAGCGCCTGCCGGTTGAGCACCACGGGATGAATCACCCCTTACATGAGATCGTAACGGACCACATTGTCTACGCGACCCAGGGTGGGGGCTTTCAGGTAGACCGGACAACGATTGACCGCTCCAAGCTCTTCATCACCTATGTTGATATGCTGGATAACAGTATCCAGGGCCTTCGTCACCGGCAGTACCCGGCGTTTTCCGTCCAGTTCTTCCCGGATGGGGCGCCCGGCCCGGACGAGACAAACGGCCTGTTTGATGAATTTATCGAGATCATGAACCGGAGGGAGGCGCAACGGTAA
- a CDS encoding EbsA family protein: MEEEIRYFYQPDLTGTIISWCWTFIIFLAGLIIWLEITHFQWITAVLFLIFAVLVFLEIKRRTVVVTPTKMTFSRLLQKDYLVIPLADIRQPHFTKHTMSMTVNGEILNFTFTNKAIRRLQDLLERQEKEGARS; this comes from the coding sequence ATGGAAGAAGAAATACGCTATTTTTATCAACCGGACCTGACTGGGACCATCATTTCCTGGTGCTGGACCTTTATTATTTTCTTGGCGGGCCTGATCATCTGGTTGGAGATCACTCATTTTCAATGGATCACGGCCGTCCTATTCCTTATTTTTGCCGTCCTGGTTTTCTTAGAAATCAAGCGGCGGACCGTGGTGGTGACGCCAACTAAGATGACCTTTAGTCGTTTGTTGCAGAAAGACTACCTGGTAATTCCGCTAGCTGACATCCGCCAACCTCATTTTACTAAACATACGATGTCAATGACAGTCAATGGTGAGATCCTCAACTTTACTTTTACAAACAAGGCCATTCGTCGTTTGCAGGACTTGCTTGAACGTCAGGAAAAAGAAGGGGCCCGGTCATGA
- a CDS encoding RluA family pseudouridine synthase — MEENLRLVVKEGMTGRIDKQLGHHFSQYSRSQIQKWIGDGNVKVNGHPVKPKYKLTVGDEVTIAPEKPQKIDLEPENIPLDIVYEDDDVVVVNKPQGMVVHPAPGHPDHTLVNALLYHCPLSTINGEFRPGIVHRIDKDTSGLLMVAKNDMAHHSLAAQLKAKTNKREYVALVHGVIKDDQGTIDAPIGRSRKDRKKQAIVSDGRHAVTHFKVLKRYRHYTLVSCRLETGRTHQIRVHMKSIGHPLAGDPLYGPRKTLPGAGQYLHARLLGFKHPRTGKEMVFTTPLPDYFQKMLDKLERTDSN; from the coding sequence ATGGAAGAGAATTTACGGTTAGTGGTTAAAGAGGGGATGACGGGGCGCATCGATAAGCAACTGGGTCACCACTTCAGCCAGTATTCCCGCTCACAGATTCAAAAATGGATCGGTGACGGTAACGTGAAGGTTAATGGGCACCCGGTCAAGCCTAAGTATAAGCTGACGGTCGGTGACGAGGTGACCATCGCACCGGAAAAGCCCCAGAAAATTGACCTAGAACCGGAAAATATTCCCCTCGACATCGTTTACGAAGACGATGACGTGGTGGTCGTAAACAAGCCTCAGGGAATGGTGGTCCACCCGGCACCGGGGCACCCTGACCACACCCTCGTTAACGCCCTTTTATACCATTGCCCACTTTCGACGATCAATGGGGAATTTCGTCCCGGGATTGTTCACCGGATTGACAAGGATACCTCAGGCCTTTTGATGGTGGCCAAAAACGATATGGCCCACCATTCCTTAGCCGCTCAGTTAAAGGCCAAGACCAATAAGCGGGAGTATGTGGCGCTGGTTCACGGTGTTATTAAGGATGACCAGGGGACCATTGACGCGCCGATTGGCCGGTCAAGAAAGGACCGCAAGAAGCAGGCCATCGTTAGTGACGGGCGACACGCGGTCACCCATTTCAAGGTACTAAAGCGTTACCGTCACTACACCTTGGTTTCCTGCCGTTTGGAAACGGGCCGAACCCACCAGATTCGGGTTCACATGAAGTCAATTGGTCACCCCCTTGCTGGGGACCCCCTGTATGGTCCGCGGAAGACCCTTCCGGGGGCGGGCCAGTACCTTCACGCCCGGCTACTTGGTTTTAAGCACCCCCGAACGGGAAAAGAGATGGTGTTTACGACGCCACTGCCGGACTACTTTCAGAAAATGCTGGATAAGTTGGAGAGGACGGATTCCAATTAA